In Yarrowia lipolytica chromosome 1F, complete sequence, a genomic segment contains:
- a CDS encoding uncharacterized protein (Compare to YALI0F11957g, similar to Saccharomyces cerevisiae EMI5 (YOL071W); ancestral locus Anc_3.144, similar to uniprot|Q08230 Saccharomyces cerevisiae YOL071w), translating to MLRLVRSSRAFHTSLIRAGTQANINPVAGKTADEVDVKIEPIPRHGEETETKRARLLYQSRKRGILETDLLLSRYAKLYLKDMTREELEEYDKLLDEPDWDIFYWATRNDNIKPCPERWAKSPVMEKLRELAENKEREVLRMPDL from the coding sequence ATGCTGCGACTAGTGCGATCTTCCCGAGCGTTCCACACCTCTCTCATCAGAGCCGGAACCCAGGCCAACATCAACCCTGTGGCCGGCAAGACCGCCGACGAGGTGGACGTGAAGATCGAGCCCATTCCCCGACACGGAGAGGAGACTGAGACCAAGCGAGCCCGTCTGCTGTACCAGAGCCGAAAGCGAGGCATTCTCGAAACcgacctgctgctgtcgcgATACGCCAAGCTGTATCTCAAGGACATGACCCgggaggagctggaggagtacgacaagctgctggatgagCCCGACTGGGACATTTTCTACTGGGCCACCCGAAACGACAACATCAAGCCCTGTCCCGAGCGATGGGCCAAGAGCCCGGTCATGGAGAAGCTCCGAGAGCTGGCCGAGAACAAGGAGCGGGAGGTGCTGCGAATGCCCGATTTGTAA